Sequence from the Cucurbita pepo subsp. pepo cultivar mu-cu-16 chromosome LG02, ASM280686v2, whole genome shotgun sequence genome:
TTGGTTTCGTTTTGAGCTTCTAGGAATCTTTCCATATGAAACATTTTGGCAATCTATTATCTGGGAAATTCAAGGACTTTGATGGACATCATCCAACATACAGCTCTTCTAAGGGAAGGGTGTGTTGTTGAAGATGAATTGAGATTTTTTAGAATGTGCCAATGTTGAAAGTCTTTATACAAACTCACTTTAATGCCACCTGATGTACCTTGTCCCAAGAAACGGAGAATTGTAGAAAAGTTTTTCATCATTGATTCTAAGTAGGACAACATTGCCTCTTTGAGCTTTATGTATAACAGAGCATATTGTTAAAGTGACCGTTGGTAATATCCTGAAGATGGTTTCCCACTGCTGCTCATATGCCTGCTGGGTGTCACAATCTGCAATATGATTGTGACCCGAGTAAGTCTtcgaggacgatgactaagttaagtgggggagaatgtcacaagagagtaggttgtgaccctcatgCCATGACAAGCAAAGGGGCGTCCCTCAAGAGACGCCCATCCGGCCATATGCGGGCCAACGTAGAAGAATGCCATGATGCGATCGAGGAGgacgatgcatcatccaacacaccaccacGCAAAGTGGGTATTGAAGACATGTTGAGACACAAGCATAACAGAGACATCAGCATAGACATGAAGgacaagataggcttgttgaagggccgggtagggccccgggccttaacctcaaaagtcgagGTTCCGGAAGGAATTTGGTCATGCGGTTCGGGAGTTAAgtccgtccatatgaaatatgaatgctcgccaagtTTGGTGTCGATCGGACATTGGACGgacaatgcacgacaccgtatgacacctcacgaaaatcatgtctactcctggtagaatgaaaatggctcaaaatgtactatagggggtaccatggtgttagctctccaccacccctgggccctgtggcctaagtgagctaccctgtggcacatacgtgtgtcacagtgtgggcgagcgtgccgagacgagtgtctcgggcgacttcctttgaaatgggtttttgaaggacagtaccggacggcacgggtgtgccggtattgcgccctagcccgcgtgttggaggttgctacatacacccgctatccggtacggtatccgtaaatgactcggcatgggcacgggagggcctatgcctcgatagaacccggatggatggatgttcgggaagtcccgatgagatgaacgacacgcgggcccattctcgatggcacGACTGAACGAGTTATGATGGTCGACGACATCCCGAGACTCGGGATGGcatcaagacatatggacccCGTCGACGGGGatcgagatgacaagatgagatgcgatGTTGTATTGAGAGACCNGATCGAGATggcaagatgagatgcgacgttgtattgagagaccttggcccgagtagaggcaaggtcgagccgaatgagTTGGCCTAgcgtagaggcaagtcggatgtgtcgcagacgattgaacatacatgcacaggcggcgtgtgtggttggacaagcttggattccgcacaagcgatgttcgattggcgaagacaaacctcgcctaaggtccgacgaagccacaaagccggggcgaaaaatatatatggggcttaattccccttaaggctggTCGTGAGCGTGTATAGATCACGACGCCGCACGGTCAAGAATATAGGACCGTGACACTGGGCGGCTGCATTCCAACTAAAGTTATCCTTCTTCGACTACTAAGCCAAAGGAAAGGTTAGAGTTCCATTACTGGTCACAAATTTTCGATAATACCCTGTTAAACCAAGGAATCCCCGTGACTATATTATGTTTCTGGGCACTTCCCATTTCTCCATAGCCTATAATTTAAACGAATCAACTGCTACTCTCTTTGATGACACTAAGTGACCCAAGTACTCTATTCGAACTTCCgcaaaatgacattttttaacATTAGCCACCAACTGATTCGTTATTCTCAACACAGTAGCAAGGTGGAAGGTGTGTGAACTCACTATTGGGCTATAGATGAGGATATCATCACAGAAGACTAGCACAGATTTCCTCAAATATGGCagaaacaaataattcatAGTTGATTGGAATGTTGACAGAGCGTTCCAAAGACCAAATGACTTCACCAAAAACAGTATTGATCCTCATAAGTACGAAAAGCTGTTTTTGGAATGTCCTTTGAAGAAATCCGAATCTGATGATAATCCAACTTGAGatctatttttgaaaatattgtagGGCCGTACAATTCATTCAACATTCTCAATAAACAATCAGGGACAATGGCTCAATTCAAATCTTAGTAATCAACACATAAATGCCAACTcccatctttctttttaactaaCAGCATAAGGCTTGAACATGTTCTTGACGGCTGTATAATACCTGCTAGCAACATTCTTTCACAAGATGTTCAATTTCATCCTTTTGAAACTGAGGATTACAGTAAGGACACACATTTTCAAGGACAAATCAGCCTCCTTCGATTTCAAATCGAGGATCTCGAATGTTGTTGCCATCCCCTCCAAAATTTCTTCGTCAATTGACGCTTCATTtataatttccatttcttcatccaAGTGCAACAAGACTTCcagttctttcttttcttgtacTTATGGCCTTTAACGTTTTTCTAGTcatatttgaaacaaaaccGTTTTTCATACTTAACCTTCAACTCGCTTTTTGTTAAGCGTTCATTTCCATTCACAAGTCGCTTACTGATCGAGTCAAGTGGGGTTATAGGGATTGAAGATATGTTTGAAGTCATTGAAGTGCTCgcatttaaattttgggttggacTTCACGATATGGTTCGGGCTGCTTGACCCAAGTTCCCTGTAGCAGATGTGGATTTAGGGCTTGGATTAGGACTCATTCCCAACCTGCATTCTTGCATCTTCCCATTGGTTCCAATCGAGAGCTTCTCCCTCCAAGCACAAAACCACTGCATCCAATTTATCCTTCTCCCTTAATTGATTTACAACAAAGTATCTCTCTACTCAATGTAGCCAACTCTAAGGGTCTTCTTCATCTTATCCTTTAGAGATCAGAATCTCCAACTTCCTCATACGCATATCAAACAAAGGGACTTTACATGACCACACAGGATTTCTTAGGAGAACAGTTTCTTGTCTTCTTGACCAAATCTCAAGTGCTTGCTCTAACTTTTGCTCCATTATCCGACCAAGTCCTTCACTAATTTGTGCAAATTCTCTTGCGATCTTATCCTCTCCGCTCAATTGCTTCTAAAAAAATCACTGAATCACGTCAAATCACTGATCAAAACACTCTTCCATTCCAATCTGCATTGTTGAAATCCTTTCTTCCAAGGCTGCCACTTTGCTAGGAATGGGGTTGTGACACCAAAGTGATAAACCTCAAATTATGTATTCACTATTTTTGGCAATCGTCAAGGGAATTTTGGGAACTCCTCCCTTTCCAAAATGCCCAACAAAGGCTACAATTAAGCCAAATGCCAAAAAGATGCCTTCTCCCTACTTAGACAGCCTTTAAGTACTCCTCTGACTAACTGACACAAATATAACTAACTGTATGAAGTGGCCCCACAACAATACAACACCCCCCTCTCGAAGGGCAACCTCATCTCACTTTCAATTAATTACATCACTTGGTCCatctgtttttccttttttacgTGTATAAATTTTTGTAGTTTGGGATCGATCGCTATCTACATAGCTACCTAGctgaagaagggaaaaaataattttctaaggttgattaatttttgttttgcttcttAGGTATCAAACTCCTGATTCTAATTAGTAGATAtgatctatttttattttcaattattatgcGTTGTGTTGTACTAGCTAACCAACAGTTCTAATAGTATTTCCTCTTTTGTTGACTACTCAATTGGTTAACATGCAGGGTCGAGGAAGACTTTTTGGTAGAGTTAGCTGTTCTATTCAGTTCATTCACAATAGATCATCCCTCTTTTAAATCTCACTTGAAACTCTGTACAGGTTTAGTTATTTAGCAATATGAAACAATGTTGCCTCAGAAACCATTTGTTTGGAGATTCGGTTTTCTTTCCTGTACCTCTATGTTCCCCATGCTTCCTGTTTTCAGTAGACAACGGATAGAGTCTTTTGCCACTTCGGAGTTGAACTCATTGGGCCCATCACAAGTTTGTCCACCATATTCTTTGACTTTCCTTTTAGAATCTGCAGACTATGTTAAGCTGGTTCAATCAGCTACTAAAACTGGGAACTTGAACCATGGCCAGCTTGTTCATGCCCACATGATCAAAACTTTTTTCAAGCCTTGCCTATTTTTGCGGAACAATCTTCTTAACATGTACTGCAAATGTGGGGATATACAATCTGCTGAcaaattgtttaataaaatgccaaaaccaaacaTCATAACTTTCAACTCTTTGATTTCTGGATATATTCAGATAGGAACCCTTGACAAGGCcatgattttgtttaataaagcAAGAAGACTTGGTTTGAAACTTGATAAGTACACTTGTGCAGGCCCTCTTACAGCATGTAGTCAAAGTGGGGATCTTTATGCGGGTAAGATGGTTCATGGGTTAATTTTAGTTAGTGGGTTAGGCTCCCAAGTTGTTCTGACCAATTCCCTTATTGACATGTATTCAAAATGCAACCAGGTTGATCATGCAAGGATGTTGTTTAACCATGCTAATAATTTAGATGGTGTTTCTTGGAATTCGTTGATTGCTGGTTATGcacaaaatggaaaatatgaaGAGCTATTGACAATTCTGATGAAAATGCATCAGTCTGGCTTGACTTTGAGTACTTATACTCTAGGAAGTGCCCTGAAGGCTTGTAGCTCAAACTTCAATGGTTCAAAAATATTTGGGACAATGCTTCATGGCCTCACAATCAAACTTGGCCTACATCTGGACGTTGTTGTTGGGACTGCATTGCTTGATATGTATGCAAAAACTGGAAGTTTGGATGATGCTATTCAAATCTTTGACCAAATGATGGACAAAAATGTTGTGATGTATAATGCAATGATGGCTGGTTTGCTCCaacaagagaaaattgaagataaaTGTGCGTACAAAGCCCTCAATCTTTTCTTTGAGATGAAAAGCTGTGGGATAAAACCGTCCATGTTTACATACTCAAGCTTACTTAAAGCTTGTATTGCTGTTGAggattttgaatttgcaaagcAAATTCATGCTTTAATATGCAAGAATGGCCTTCAGTCGGATGAGTACATTGGAAGTGTTCTTAttgatttgtattttttgttaGGCTCAATAAAGGATgctttttcatgttttaacTCTATTCATAATTTGACTATAGTCCCGATTACTGCCATGATTGTTGGTTACCTTCAAAAGGGAGAATTTGAACGTGCATTGGCTTTGTTCTATGAACTTTTGGCATCCAAAGAGAAACCTGATGAGTTCATTTTGTCCACGATCTTGAGTGCTTGTGCAAATATGGGCATGTTAAGATCTGGAGAACAAATCCAGGGTTATGCAAGTAAAATTGGCATCTCGAGATACACCATCTTTCAGAATTCACAGATTTGGATGTATGCCAAGTCTGGAGATCTATATTCAGCCAATCTAACCTTTCAACAAATGGAAAATCCCGATGTTGTGTCTTGGTCAACAATAATTTGCAGCAATGCACAGCATGGGCATGCAATCGAGGCTTTGAGATTCTTTGACCTGATGAAGAGTTGTGGAATTGAGCCTAATCACTTTGCCTTCCTTGGAGTTCTAATCGCATGTAGTCACAGAGGGCTTGTTGAAGAAGGATTAAGGTGAGTCATGAATCTCTACTTGTCATTCAATACCAAATTTTTACATGTTGAAAGGCTTGGGGATATAAGATTATGACAGGTGTTGTGAAGGCATTAGCCTAATCCAAAATCACTTGACcctataataatttatgtcAGGATTTGCTATTTGGgctgttatttatttatttattttcggtCTCTGCTCCCTCAAGGCTTAAACAGGGTTTGGAGGTGTATACTTCTGCCTCGTACTCCTTTTAGTCATTTTCCCTTAAATTCAATCCTAAATGCTATGTTATATGGTTACTTTTcgattaaaaaatgtgaagatCTCTTACCCGTCTACTGTTTTAGACGGTCTGTCTCAGTCTTATGCTTGACTATGTTTCTATATAATCCATCCGTCCGGTTTTGCTGGTGACAGGTACTTTGATACTATGAAGAAAGATCACATTATGACGAGTCATGTCAAGCATTGTGCCTGTGTTGTTGATCTTCTTGGTCGAGCTGGAAGGTTGGTCGATGCAGAGAGTTTAATTTTGGACTTAGGTTTCGAGCACGAACCAGTGATGTGGCGAGCTCTACTAAGTGCTTGCAGGATTCACAAGGATACATTCACTGCAAAACGTGTTGCAGAGAAAGTAATTGAGCTTGAACCTTTGGCATCTGCATCTTATGTGCTTCTCTATAACATTTATATGGATGCTGGAAACAAGCAAGATGCCTTAAAAGTCAGGAAATTAATGGAAGATCGGAGAATTAAGAAAGAACCTGGTCTAAGCTGGATAGAAGTAGGAGATAAAATGTACTCATTTGTTTCAGGTGATCGCTCTCACAAAAATAGTGAACTGATTTATGCGAAGTTGGACGAAATGTTAGCAAAGACTAAGAGTTTAGATTTGATGAAGGATGAATTTGATTACAAAATTGAGTATGAATCCATGATCAATGTGTTGGTGAACTATCACAGTGAAAAGTTGGCTGTGGCTTTTGGGATCATCCATTTGCCAGACTCAGCTCCAGTGAGAGTGATGAAGAACCTGAggatttgtttagattgccACAGGGCGATGAAGCTCTTCTCGATAATCGAGAAAAGAGAGATAATTCTTAGAGATTCGGTTCGTTTCCATCATTTCAAAGATGGGCGTTGCTCTTGTGGGGACTATTGGTAGTTGATATGGCGGATGGTAAAAGGATCTGCAAGTATGAAGCTCTAGGAAACTTTTTCGTGCAAGTCTTTTATGTTCATAGATAGCCCTCAATGAGATAGCCAAGGGATTTTCGATTATCAGGTCTCAGAAAGTAAGTTACTCGAGTCACCATTGGTGGGCAAAGCTAATACCTTCAAAGTTGTGCAGACTACAGAGAAGAAGTTAGTTCCTAGCCTTTGTCGCCTATCCGAACCGTGGCGTGTTGTTGTGCAGTAACAGCAGTGGAACGAGGATCgtctattaatttaattccaaaTTGTTGGGGCAAGTATAAACGCTTTAGAGCTCAAAGTTGGCTTACTCCATGCATTAGAAACGTTAGTACGATGAAGGATGAACTCGAACTCGAACTCCAATAGAAGATTGTTCACGTTGGGCTCTTTAGATGGCATATTTTTGGTGAGTTTATTGTATCTTTGGATTTATTATCCCCACTTCTTTGACCTCttttagaataatatattatgattCTTAATTATTGGTACTATAATCTAGGGTTTCTTCAATGCCACAAAGAGATGGGAAAAGCAAAAAAGTTGTTGTGAAGGGCCATAGAGAAAACCTTCTTGGGTGACCTTTTGTAGgtagaaattttgtttgtcGATGCATTATGTTAGTGACAATAGAGGTTGGTTTTGTCCACGCTGTTTTGTATCGATGTGATTGACCTGAGTCGATGCTGCTTTGTTTTATATTGACAGGACTTACCTCAATCGATACTGCTTTGCATCGATGGCTTGTCTCAAAAGCGTTTTGAACCTAATTTAGGCTAACAAAGGTCAATTTGGTTACTATTTTAGCCAACTAAGGTTATTTATCACTATTtaggtttaatttaaaataaataactaatatTATCCCTCATGAATGAGCTCcaagtttaataattttaatgcaTTCATATTGAAGTTGAGATTAAGCGATTGTCAGCTTACAAAAGTCTAAGACTTATGGGTTTAgttgaataaaattattgttgcaCGAATAACATATACCCTATAGTCTTGTTTAtatgttcttaaattttgatgatattCGTATGAATTATGTGATGTATGTGCTTCCATTTACACTTAATTATATGACTCCGAAATGACCATGTTTATGTTgtacttttgaaaattgatcAATTTAGTTCCTTCATTTTTTCGATAATTATTTAAGCATGAAATTTTACTTGCTACATTTTTTGAAACGTAGACGTTGATATGTATGGAAGAATTTCAATAATGTATAAAACCTACGCTTTACGAATAGAGATAAATTGAAAACGAATAGAGATAAAttgaaaactttttaaaagtacTGACatcaaaatgaatcaaaagTACAGGGACCAAAATGAACTAAGGGACCATAAAGTAAAAACTAGAAATTATCAaacctaaaatctaaaaattggTTGTGAATTTAGTGATATGGGAAGCTAGTAAGTCCCGAAAATTACTAAGTTAGTTTTGGTAGAATATATAAACTATTTGAACTTTGAAGGGAGCATAGGAAGAGCACGATGAGTGGGTTGAAGAAATGGCATCATATGTGATATCAATTGACAAAACGAGGGAGAGAGATAACTGAAGAGGCATAAACCCTTATGAAGCATTGGGGAGACATGAATTAACTTCCTTTATTGTCATTCAAAAACTAGTCACAAACTGGGAGTGGAACttatatatgaatgaataatACAACTTTGAGAGGCATACAAAATTTCCATTATAAActagttcaaaattttgattataaacagaaaaaaatgcatttaCCAAAAATCAACTCGCATTCCCAACTCACGCTTTACTTGCAAGGGTCAAAAAAATGTACTCATACCTGATATGCAGTTCCTCAGATCCATCTCTGGGTGCCACAAGATCGAAAATCTACAAAAGGCAATCTGTATCTTCCAAATATTTCTGATACAGAGAATCCACCCACTACAGCAAATCCATCAGGGGAGGTTGCCCAGATGATGATTTGTTTTGAGTAGAACGAGGTGTTGAGGAAACCCCCctccctcttcctcttcctctaccAATAGCAGTTGTGGGGGGTGGGGCAAGTCTAGGTGCAATATTATGATCACTCTTACTTGGCGCAAATATGGATCCAAGATCAGTGGATTTCTTGTCGGCATCATAAGTAACCTGGGATGGTATTCCCTGATTTTGCTTCTGGAATCCAATAGAATTTAGGGAATTGATGCCTCCACTCCCCGGACTGCTTGAATTGAAAGTCGAAGTTCCATGATTTTGCATTGGTTCACTAGTATTTTGGTTGTTGAGGGTCCAACTAGCATTGTCGTTTGTTTGAAAGTTCAAACTGTTCGGTGTAGTCATGGATGAACCAGTTCCATATTTGTTCTTGGATGGTCCGACCACTCCGTTGTTTGAAGCTCCTGATGCACCAGCTAATGATCCACTGGGACGTGGAGGCCAGTCAGCAAAAGGGTCCTCGCCATCCAAGCTTGAAGTGGATGATGATCCTGTAGTTGCTTGCATCCCAGAATCAGCTATTATGGGTGTACTACTGGTAGAGTTCTGAGGAGGCCACTCAATATCAACTGGAAGGCAGGATGCAACAGTTTGATTACTAGACAGAGATGTCGTCACAACAGAATTTGTTTGTATAGAATTTCCAGCTATGGATTGACCACCAAGAACAACAGGAGCAGACAAGACATTGCCAGTAGAACTTTGTGAGGATGCAGGTGTCTTAGAAGTCGGGCCCCAATCTTCGTCCCAAGCAGGTCGACTTTTTATTGTTGGAACCGAGACATCACTTGCTGTGCTTGATGATTGTGACTGTGAGCCATTAGAAATCAGAGAGGGTTTTATTCCTGATACTCCAGAATCAGAAACAGTGACTCctcttttctcttctatttTCCTGTGATGGATAAATATCGTTAGAATCAGAAATATACTGCTAAGAGTAACCTCTCCAAAAGGATGAAGCTACATTAACGTGCGTGCCCTCAATCATGCATACAGATTTTGGTTGTAGTGTTTAACAATATTACCTGAGAATGTCCTTGACAAAAAGCATATATTTAGCAAACTGCTGAACA
This genomic interval carries:
- the LOC111787935 gene encoding pentatricopeptide repeat-containing protein At3g13880 isoform X2 encodes the protein MILFNKARRLGLKLDKYTCAGPLTACSQSGDLYAGKMVHGLILVSGLGSQVVLTNSLIDMYSKCNQVDHARMLFNHANNLDGVSWNSLIAGYAQNGKYEELLTILMKMHQSGLTLSTYTLGSALKACSSNFNGSKIFGTMLHGLTIKLGLHLDVVVGTALLDMYAKTGSLDDAIQIFDQMMDKNVVMYNAMMAGLLQQEKIEDKCAYKALNLFFEMKSCGIKPSMFTYSSLLKACIAVEDFEFAKQIHALICKNGLQSDEYIGSVLIDLYFLLGSIKDAFSCFNSIHNLTIVPITAMIVGYLQKGEFERALALFYELLASKEKPDEFILSTILSACANMGMLRSGEQIQGYASKIGISRYTIFQNSQIWMYAKSGDLYSANLTFQQMENPDVVSWSTIICSNAQHGHAIEALRFFDLMKSCGIEPNHFAFLGVLIACSHRGLVEEGLRYFDTMKKDHIMTSHVKHCACVVDLLGRAGRLVDAESLILDLGFEHEPVMWRALLSACRIHKDTFTAKRVAEKVIELEPLASASYVLLYNIYMDAGNKQDALKVRKLMEDRRIKKEPGLSWIEVGDKMYSFVSGDRSHKNSELIYAKLDEMLAKTKSLDLMKDEFDYKIEYESMINVLVNYHSEKLAVAFGIIHLPDSAPVRVMKNLRICLDCHRAMKLFSIIEKREIILRDSVRFHHFKDGRCSCGDYW
- the LOC111787935 gene encoding pentatricopeptide repeat-containing protein At3g13880 isoform X1 translates to MLPQKPFVWRFGFLSCTSMFPMLPVFSRQRIESFATSELNSLGPSQVCPPYSLTFLLESADYVKLVQSATKTGNLNHGQLVHAHMIKTFFKPCLFLRNNLLNMYCKCGDIQSADKLFNKMPKPNIITFNSLISGYIQIGTLDKAMILFNKARRLGLKLDKYTCAGPLTACSQSGDLYAGKMVHGLILVSGLGSQVVLTNSLIDMYSKCNQVDHARMLFNHANNLDGVSWNSLIAGYAQNGKYEELLTILMKMHQSGLTLSTYTLGSALKACSSNFNGSKIFGTMLHGLTIKLGLHLDVVVGTALLDMYAKTGSLDDAIQIFDQMMDKNVVMYNAMMAGLLQQEKIEDKCAYKALNLFFEMKSCGIKPSMFTYSSLLKACIAVEDFEFAKQIHALICKNGLQSDEYIGSVLIDLYFLLGSIKDAFSCFNSIHNLTIVPITAMIVGYLQKGEFERALALFYELLASKEKPDEFILSTILSACANMGMLRSGEQIQGYASKIGISRYTIFQNSQIWMYAKSGDLYSANLTFQQMENPDVVSWSTIICSNAQHGHAIEALRFFDLMKSCGIEPNHFAFLGVLIACSHRGLVEEGLRYFDTMKKDHIMTSHVKHCACVVDLLGRAGRLVDAESLILDLGFEHEPVMWRALLSACRIHKDTFTAKRVAEKVIELEPLASASYVLLYNIYMDAGNKQDALKVRKLMEDRRIKKEPGLSWIEVGDKMYSFVSGDRSHKNSELIYAKLDEMLAKTKSLDLMKDEFDYKIEYESMINVLVNYHSEKLAVAFGIIHLPDSAPVRVMKNLRICLDCHRAMKLFSIIEKREIILRDSVRFHHFKDGRCSCGDYW